The Apodemus sylvaticus chromosome 17, mApoSyl1.1, whole genome shotgun sequence genome contains a region encoding:
- the Naga gene encoding alpha-N-acetylgalactosaminidase, with product MLQKTVLLLALVAQALMLENGLLRTPPMGWLAWERFRCNINCEEDPKNCISERLFLEMADRLAQDGWRDLGYVYLNIDDCWIGGRDDTGRLIPDPKRFPHGIAFLADYAHSLGLKLGIYEDMGKMTCMGYPGTTLDKVELDAQTFAEWKVDMLKLDGCFSSPEERAKGYPMMAAALNATGRPIAFSCSWPAYEGGLPPKVNYTELANICNLWRNYKDIQDSWKSVMSILDWFVKHQDILQPVAGPGHWNDPDMLLIGNFGLSFDESRAQMALWTILAAPLFMSTDLRTISPQNIDILQNPLMIKINQDPLGIQGRRIFKSKTHIEVFKRYLSNEASALVFFSRRTDMPFHFRCSLLELNYPKGRVYEGQNVFTGDVISGLQTEFNFTVIINPSGVVMWYLYPIKGLGISKMLSQL from the exons ATGTTGCAGAAGACAG TGCTCTTACTGGCCCTGGTGGCTCAGGCACTGATGCTGGAGAATGGACTCCTGCGAACTCCACCCATGGGCTGGCTGGCCTGGGAACGGTTCCGCTGTAACATCAACTGTGAGGAGGACCCGAAGAACTGCATCAG TGAACGGCTCTTCTTGGAGATGGCTGACAGACTGGCTCAGGACGGATGGCGGGACCTGGGCTATGTATATCTCAACATTGATGACTGCTGGATTGGTGGGCGTGACGACACCGGTCGCCTGATTCCTGATCCCAAGCGCTTCCCTCATGGGATTGCCTTCCTGGCTGACTAT gctcatTCTTTGGGTCTGAAGCTGGGCATCTATGAGGACATGGGCAAAATGACCTGCATGGGTTACCCTGGTACCACCCTAGACAAAGTGGAGCTGGATGCCCAGACCTTCGCAGAGTGGAAGGTGGACATGCTAAAGCTAGACGGCTGCTTCTCCAGTCCCGAAGAACGTGCCAAGG GCTACCCCATGATGGCTGCTGCCCTGAACGCCACGGGCCGGCCCATCGCCTTCTCTTGCAGCTGGCCAGCCTATGAAGGGGGCCTACCCCCCAAG GTGAACTACACGGAACTCGCCAACATCTGCAATCTCTGGCGCAACTACAAAGACATCCAGGACTCCTGGAAGAGCGTGATGTCCATTCTGGATTGGTTTGTGAAACACCAGGACATATTGCAGCCGGTGGCGGGTCCTGGGCACTGGAACGATCCAGACATG CTGCTCATTGGAAACTTTGGCCTCAGCTTCGATGAATCCCGAGCACAGATGGCCCTGTGGACGATACTGGCAGCCCCCCTCTTCATGTCCACGGACCTGCGTACCATCTCCCCCCAGAATATAGACATTCTTCAGAATCCACTCATGATCAAAATCAATCAGGACCCCTTAGGCATCCAGGGACGTAGGATCTTCAAG AGCAAAACCCATATCGAAGTGTTCAAGAGGTATCTGTCTAACGAGGCCAGTGCCCTGGTCTTCTTCAGCCGCAGGACAGACATGCCTTTCCACTTCCGTTGTTCCCTCTTGGAACTGAACTACCCGAAAGGCAGAGTGTATGAG GGCCAGAACGTCTTCACAGGAGATGTCATCAGTGGCCTCCAGACTGAATTCAACTTCACTGTGATAATCAATCCTTCGGGGGTTGTGATGTGGTACCTATATCCCATCAAAGGCCTGGGGATCTCCAAGATGCTGTCCCAGTTGTGA
- the Wbp2nl gene encoding postacrosomal sheath WW domain-binding protein produces the protein MAVNQNHTVDRRGAAIPHGESLLKKCSYVDLSFPQSPSGSSLFSGTKRGALFLTSYRVIFVTSRSDNDPMLSFMMPFHLMNNCTVEQPIFGANYIKGTIQAAPDGGWEGSATFKIVFRKGGAINFAQLMAKAASAAAQGVPLRVASFWMGPLGIYVITGDRSMYPPQAFQVAYGAPPAGYGAPPVGYGAPPAGYGAPPAGYGAPPAGYGAPPAGYVAPPPRYEVLPPGYGAVRYGSPPPLYVATPVAYGVPPPGYGPPPGRYGSPPPGYEAPTVAYGAQTPRYVTTPMSSSSPPPGYEAPPMGYGTPSGRESNPPGSTALSVAQEAPPAGPSHARDSPQS, from the exons ATGGCGGTGAACCAGAACCATACGGTGGACCGCCGTGGGGCCGCCATCCCTCATGGTGAAAG TCTCTTGAAGAAATGTTCATATGTGGACCTCTCCTTTCCCCAGTCACCGTCGGGCTCCAGCCTCTTCAGTGGTACAAAGAGGGGGGCTCTGTTTCTCACCTCATACCGG GTGATTTTTGTGACTTCACGTTCAGACAATGATCCCATGTTGTCATTTATGATGCCGTTTCATCTAATGAATAACTGCACCGTTGAACAACCAATCTTTGGTGCAAACTACATTAAAGGGACAATTCAGGCAGCTCCAGATG GTGGCTGGGAAGGGTCTGCTACTTTTAAAATAGTCTTCCGGAAAGGAGGTGCTATCAACTTTGCCCAGTTGATGGCCAAAGCTGCCTCTGCTG CTGCCCAAGGAGTTCCACTCAGAGTTGCAAGCTTCTGGATGGGTCCTCTAGGAATTTATGTCATCACTGGGGACAGGAGCATGTATCCCCCACAGGCGTTCCAAG TTGCCTACGGAGCCCCGCCTGCGGGGTACGGAGCCCCGCCTGTGGGGTACGGAGCCCCACCTGCGGGGTACGGAGCCCCACCTGCGGGGTACGGAGCCCCACCTGCTGGGTACGGAGCCCCACCTGCGGGATACGTAGCCCCACCTCCCAGATATGAAGTGCTGCCTCCTGGATACGGAGCTGTGAGATACGGATCCCCTCCTCCTCTATACGTAGCTACCCCCGTGGCCTATGGAGTCCCACCTCCTGGGTATGGACCTCCACCTGGGAGATACGGATCCCCACCTCCTGGATATGAAGCCCCCACTGTGGCGTATGGAGCCCAAACTCCCAGATACGTAACCACACCTATGAGCTCCAGTTCCCCGCCTCCCGGATATGAAGCCCCGCCTATGGGGTATGGAACTCCTTCCGGGCGTGAGTCCAACCCTCCTGGATCCACAGCCTTGTCtgtagcacaggaagctccaccTGCTGGGCCATCCCACGCCCGTGACAGCCCACAATCCTGA